In Luteimonas galliterrae, the sequence GCCGCTCTTGTAGATCTCGAACGCGCGGTCGGTGACTTCGTAACCCTGGGTCAGCGCCCAGGCGCGCAGCGCGTTGCGCACGTTCTCCAGCTCCGGCATGAAACCGGTATAGCTGGCATGCGCGTAACGGCCCGGCTGGGTGCGGATGTACTTCACCGGGCCCTGCATGGTCAGCGTCAGCTCGGGCTGCGCGCCGGCGTCGACCGGTGCGACGGCCGGGGTCGGCGTCGTCGCGGCATCGGCCTCGCCTTCTTCGTCCGCCTTGGGCTTGGCGTCGGCCGCAGGCGCCGGGCCGCCTTTGCGGACCGGTTGGGCGACGTCGAAGTTGTAGGTGACGCGGCCCAGATCGTTGGTGATGATGCGCATCGGACCGGCCGGCTGCAGGCCGTTGGCGGCCATGGTGCGCTTGATCCATTCCATGTTCGCGTTCATCGACGCCTGGATCGGCTCGTTGCCGCGCTGGATGGCGCCGGAATTGACGAACAGGATGTCTTCGGCCGGCAGTTCGACCACGCCCAGGTTGGCCAGCTTGCTGCCGGATACGGCGTAGTCGACGTTGGGCACGGTCGCCAGCACGTTGGTCAGGCGGCCCAGGCCCATCTTCATGTCGTCGCCGACGTAGCGGCTGACGTACATGCCGGAATAGCGGCCGAGGATGTTCCAACCGTAGTCCACATCGTAGATCTGGGTGATTTCGACGTTGCGGTTGTTGCGGCCGGTGGGCTCGAGCCTGAAGGTGAAGCGCTTGTTGTGGCCGCGCTCCGGATTTTCCACCGCATAGGTGATCTGGCGCTTCGGCACGCTCTCGGTGATCGTCCAGCTGCCTTCGCCCAAACCCTTTTCTTGCGAGGAATAATCCAACCGCGCGCCGACGCCGGACGGCGGGCCGGACAGTTTCAGTTGCAGGCGCGGATCGCGCAGCACCAGCGGGTTCCAGTCGTCGAAGCGGCGCAAGCTGTTCAGCGTGTCGAACACGATGGTCAGTTTGCGGTTGGTCTCGGTCTTCTCGACCAGATGACGCGAAGACGGCAACAGCAGACCGACGATCAGGAACAGTACGGCCACGATCGCCAGCGAAATCAGGAACTCGATAACACGGGTCATTCAGGGTTCTCCAGAGCTGGCCGGGGCCAGGCGCGGGTCAGGTCGCGAATTTCGCATCGTAACAAACAGACCCGCGATCGGGCGAGCGACTTCGACGCGGCCGGCACGATTCGGCAGTCGCCAACCGATTTTCCCTCTCCCCTTTGCGGGAGAGGGACAGGCCGAAGGCCAGGGAGAGGGGCCGGCTTTTCGCGCGGCTTCGCACTCGCGGCCGCAATTGGCCCTTGACCTTTTCGAAAATTTAACGCAGCGCGGAATGCGTGCTGTCCCTTCTCCCATCGGGAGAAGGTGGCGCGGCAGCGCCGGATGAGGGTTCGGCGCGAGCACGGCACAGCCATCGCACACCGTACCCTCATCCGCCCTTCGGGCACCTTTCTCCCGAAGGGAGAAGGAAGTGCGAAGGCGCGCCGCTAGACCAGTTGCAACTCGAACGCCTTCAGCACCGCCCGGGTGCGGTCGCGCACGCCCAACTTGGAAAGAATGTTGGAGACGTGGTTCTTGATGGTGCCTTCGGCCACGCCCAGCGAATTGGCGATCTCCTTGTTGGAGAAGCCGCTGGCCATCAGCCGCAGGATTTCGGTCTCGCGGTCGGTGAGCGGATCGGGCCGGTCCAGGCTGACGAACTCGTTGCGCATGTGCTCCAGGCCCGACAGCAGGCGCTGGGTGACGGCCGGCTGCACCAGCGAGCCGCCTTCGGCCACGGTCTGGATCGCGCCGACCAGCTGCTCCAGCGACACGTCCTTCAGCAAATAGCCCTTGGCCCCGGCTTTGAGGCCGGCCAGCACCAGCTGGTCGTCGTCGAAGGTGGTCAGGATGATGGTCGGCGGCAGGGCGTTGGCCCGCGACAGGGCCTGCAACGCTTCCAGGCCGGACATGGTCGGCATGCGCATGTCCATCAGCACCACGTCGGGGCGGATCTGCGGGATCAGCTCCACCGCCTGTTTGCCGTCGGCCGCTTCGGCCACGACTTCGATGCCGTCGGCGAGCGCCAGCAGCGAGCGGATGCCCTGGCGCACCAGGGTTTGGTCGTCGACCAGGCAGACACGGATCATGCGGGAACTCCTTCGGCGATGCTCTGGACGGTATTGGCGGGCAGGCAGACGCGCAGCCGGAAGCCTTGCCCTGGGTGCGATTCCACCTGCAACGTGCCTTGGTATTGCTGCAGGCGCTCGCGCATGCCGCGCAAGCCGTTGCCGGGCAGGATGATTTCGACGCCGTCGCCGTCGTCGCGGGCTTCGATCGATATCTGGCCTTCTTCGCGGTGCACGCCGATCCACAGTTTGCCGGCATTGGCGTGGCGCACGGTATTGGTGATGATTTCCTGCGTGCAGCGCAGCAGCACGTGAGCGCGTTCCGGGTCGTCCATGGTCAGCGGCTCGTCGATCTGCATTTCGATGTCCAACGCCGGCACGTTCTCCGCCAGCGGCCGCAACGCCGCGCCGACGTCGATCGCGCCGCCTTCGCGCAGCTGGCTGACGGCTTCGCGCACGTCGGTCAACAACAGCCGTGCCAAGGTATGGGCTTGGCGCACGTGTTCCTGCGCCTTGCCTTCGGACAGGTGGCTGGCCACTTCCAGGTTCAGGCTCAGCGCGGTCAGATGGTGGCCGAGCAGATCGTGCAGCTCGCGCGAGATGCGGGTGCGCTCGTTGACGCGGGCGCTTTCGGCCAGCAGCGCCCGGGTGGCGCGCAATTCGGAATTGAGCCGGCGCTGGTCGTCGCGGGCCTGCGCCTGCTGGCGGGCGACCAGGCTGGTGACGAAGATGAAGCCGCAAAAGCCGGCGTACAACGCCGATTGCAGTATCGCGGAGGCCAGGTCGAACTCCAGGCCCATCACGTAGACGGGCGCTATCGCGAACTGGCTGAGCAGCAACACCGCGATGCCCAGCGACAACGGCAATAGCCAAGGCAAGACGCAGGCCACCACCATCAGCAGGATGCTGCCCAGGCCGCTCAGGCTGTAATAGCTGACCGCGATCGCCGAACCGGTCAGCATCAGCAGCAGCAAATAGTCGGCGCGACGGATGCGGCGGCCGTCCATGGCGCGGGTCAGCCAGACATAGAGCGCGCCGAACACCGCATAGGCCATCCAGCCCTGCCAGTTCATCTGCGGCGCCTGGGAGGCGTCCTGGGCGCCCCCCAAGAAGAGGGCGGTATAAATCAAGGGCACGCCCACCAGAGCCCAGGTGAAGAGGCCGGCGTAGCGCAGCAAACGGGTATGGCTGAGGCGCCCGAACATGGCGCCATCTTAGGCCCAATACGGCGCCGGCCGTACGCACCGAAAGTCATGTTCCAGCCGGCTTCGGCATGCCCAGGGCGGCCCGCCCATGCGATAATCCGCCCCAAGGTCGCGCCGACGGCCGCCGAATTGCAGTACGAAGCAGCACGAACAAGAACAAAACGGAGTCAGTAATGTCGATTGTTGTCCGCGACGTGCGCGAGCACGAGCTGGATTCCGTCCTTGCCCTCAACAACGCCGCCGGCCCCGCCATCCTGCCGCTCGATGCGGCCAAGCTGCGGCAGTTCTACGACTCCGCCGAATATTTCCGCGTCGCCGAGCGCGACGGCAACCTGTCGGGCTTCCTGGTCGGCTTCGGTTCCGAGGCGCAGCACGACAGCAGCAATTTCGCGTGGTTCCGCGAGCGCTTCCCGAGCTTCTTCTACATCGACCGCATCGTGGTGGCCAGCCGGCGCCGCGGCGGCGGCGTCGGCCGCGCGCTGTACGCCGATGTGCAGAGCTATGCCGAACTGCGTTGCCCGCAACTGGCCTGCGAAGTGTTCCTCGACCACGGCGCGGATCCCGCCCTGCTCTTCCACGGCAGCTTCGGCTTCCGCGAGGTCGGCCAGAACGTGATGCCCGACGTCGGCGTCCGCGCCAGCATGCTGATGAAGGAACTGTGCAGCTACGCCTGGGTGCGCGACACCTACGGCGACGCGCTGCCGGAAGTGCCCTGGACCGGCCAGTCGCGCCGCGTCGCGCGCGCCGAACAGCGGCCGACGGGCACCTGACATGGCGGCCGCGCAGATCGACTACGCCCAGGCCGGCGAACTCAAGATTGGCCAGGTCGGCATCGCCAACCTGCGCGTGCGCACGCTCGACGTGGCGCAACTGGCGCAGGAAATGCGCGAACGCGTGCAGCGCGCGCCGAAGCTGTTCGAACGCGCGGCGGTGATCGTCGACTTCGGCGGCCTGGCGCAAACGCCGGACGCCGCCATAGCTCGCGCGCTGCTGGATGCGCTGCGCGGCGCAGGCGTGATACCGGTGGCGCTGGCTTACGGCAGCAGCGACAACGAAAAACTCGCGGTCGAACTCGGCCTGCCGCTGTTGTCCAAGTTCCGCGCGCAGTACGAAACGCCAGGCGGAGCGCCGACGGAGCCGCCGACAGCGCCCGCCGCGCGCCGCGACCATGCCGCCGCAGACGCCCCGCCCGCAAAAGCGGCTGCCGCAGCGCCCGCGCCGCACGGCGGCCAGCCCGGCATGATCCAGACAGCGCCGGTGCGGTCGGGCCAGCAGATCTACGCCGACAACCGCGACCTGACCGTGCTCACCTCGGTCGGCGCCGGCGCCGAAGTGCTGGCCGACGGCTCGGTGCACATCTACGGCGCCCTGCGCGGCCGCGCCCTCGCCGGCGCGCAAGGCAACGAGAAGGCGCGCATCTTCTGCCGCGAATTCCACGCCGAACTGGTCGCGGTCGCCGGCCACTACAAAGTGCTCGAAGAAATCCCGAAGGAGTTGCGCGGCAAGGCCGTGCAGATCTGGCTCGAAAACGAGCAACTCAACATCGCCGCGCTTGATTAGGCGCATCAAAGGAGAAGTGTTTTGGCCGAAATCATCGTAGTCACCTCAGGCAAGGGCGGCGTAGGCAAGACCACCACCAGCGCGAGCCTGGCTTGCGGCCTGGCGCGCCACGGCAAGAAAGTGGCCGTGATCGACTTCGACGTGGGCCTGCGCAACCTGGACCTGATCATGGGCTGCGAGCGGCGCGTGGTGTACGACTTCGTCAACGTGATCCAGGGCGAGGCCTCGCTCAAGCAGGCGCTGATCAAGGACAAGCGCTTCGACACCCTGCACGTGCTGGCCGCCTCCCAGACCCGGGATAAAGACGCGCTGACCAAGGAAGGCGTGCAGAAGGTGCTCGACGACCTGGCCGAAGACGGCTTCGACTACATCGTCTGCGACTCGCCGGCCGGCATCGAGAAGGGCGCGTTCCTGGCGATGTATTTCGCCGACCAAGCGGTGGTCGTGGTCAATCCGGAAGTGTCCTCGGTGCGCGACTCGGACCGCATCCTCGGCCTGCTGGCGAGCAAGACGCGCCGCGCCGAGAACGGCGAGCGCGTCAAGGAACACCTGCTGCTGACCCGCTACAGCCCGCAACGCGTCGAAGGCGGCGAAATGCTGTCGATCGGCGACGTGGAGGAAGTGCTGGGCTTGAAGACCATCGGCGTGATTCCCGAATCGCCGGACGTGCTCAACGCATCGAACAAGGGCGAACCCGTGATCCTGGACATGGAATCCCCGGCCGGCCAGGCCTACGACGACGCCGTCGCGCGTCTTATGGGCGAATCCAGGCCCATGCGCTTCACCCAGTTCGAGAAAAAGGGCTTCTTCAGCAAGCTCTTCGGGGGTTGAGGGCATGGGACTCTTCGATTTCCTCAAGGCCAAGAAGAACACCGCCTCCATCGCCAAGGACCGCCTTCGCATCATCATCGCGCAGGAACGCACCTCGCACGGCGGACCGGATTACCTGCCGTTGCTGCGCCGCGAGCTGCTGGAAGTGATCCGCAAATACGTCAATGTCGACGTGGAAGCGGTGAAGGTCGACCTGGTCAAGGAAGGCGAGCACGACGTGCTCGACATCTCGGTGGCCCTG encodes:
- a CDS encoding sensor histidine kinase, with the protein product MFGRLSHTRLLRYAGLFTWALVGVPLIYTALFLGGAQDASQAPQMNWQGWMAYAVFGALYVWLTRAMDGRRIRRADYLLLLMLTGSAIAVSYYSLSGLGSILLMVVACVLPWLLPLSLGIAVLLLSQFAIAPVYVMGLEFDLASAILQSALYAGFCGFIFVTSLVARQQAQARDDQRRLNSELRATRALLAESARVNERTRISRELHDLLGHHLTALSLNLEVASHLSEGKAQEHVRQAHTLARLLLTDVREAVSQLREGGAIDVGAALRPLAENVPALDIEMQIDEPLTMDDPERAHVLLRCTQEIITNTVRHANAGKLWIGVHREEGQISIEARDDGDGVEIILPGNGLRGMRERLQQYQGTLQVESHPGQGFRLRVCLPANTVQSIAEGVPA
- the minD gene encoding septum site-determining protein MinD, whose product is MAEIIVVTSGKGGVGKTTTSASLACGLARHGKKVAVIDFDVGLRNLDLIMGCERRVVYDFVNVIQGEASLKQALIKDKRFDTLHVLAASQTRDKDALTKEGVQKVLDDLAEDGFDYIVCDSPAGIEKGAFLAMYFADQAVVVVNPEVSSVRDSDRILGLLASKTRRAENGERVKEHLLLTRYSPQRVEGGEMLSIGDVEEVLGLKTIGVIPESPDVLNASNKGEPVILDMESPAGQAYDDAVARLMGESRPMRFTQFEKKGFFSKLFGG
- a CDS encoding response regulator, with protein sequence MIRVCLVDDQTLVRQGIRSLLALADGIEVVAEAADGKQAVELIPQIRPDVVLMDMRMPTMSGLEALQALSRANALPPTIILTTFDDDQLVLAGLKAGAKGYLLKDVSLEQLVGAIQTVAEGGSLVQPAVTQRLLSGLEHMRNEFVSLDRPDPLTDRETEILRLMASGFSNKEIANSLGVAEGTIKNHVSNILSKLGVRDRTRAVLKAFELQLV
- a CDS encoding GNAT family N-acetyltransferase, with the protein product MSIVVRDVREHELDSVLALNNAAGPAILPLDAAKLRQFYDSAEYFRVAERDGNLSGFLVGFGSEAQHDSSNFAWFRERFPSFFYIDRIVVASRRRGGGVGRALYADVQSYAELRCPQLACEVFLDHGADPALLFHGSFGFREVGQNVMPDVGVRASMLMKELCSYAWVRDTYGDALPEVPWTGQSRRVARAEQRPTGT
- the minC gene encoding septum site-determining protein MinC — its product is MAAAQIDYAQAGELKIGQVGIANLRVRTLDVAQLAQEMRERVQRAPKLFERAAVIVDFGGLAQTPDAAIARALLDALRGAGVIPVALAYGSSDNEKLAVELGLPLLSKFRAQYETPGGAPTEPPTAPAARRDHAAADAPPAKAAAAAPAPHGGQPGMIQTAPVRSGQQIYADNRDLTVLTSVGAGAEVLADGSVHIYGALRGRALAGAQGNEKARIFCREFHAELVAVAGHYKVLEEIPKELRGKAVQIWLENEQLNIAALD
- a CDS encoding SRPBCC family protein, with protein sequence MTRVIEFLISLAIVAVLFLIVGLLLPSSRHLVEKTETNRKLTIVFDTLNSLRRFDDWNPLVLRDPRLQLKLSGPPSGVGARLDYSSQEKGLGEGSWTITESVPKRQITYAVENPERGHNKRFTFRLEPTGRNNRNVEITQIYDVDYGWNILGRYSGMYVSRYVGDDMKMGLGRLTNVLATVPNVDYAVSGSKLANLGVVELPAEDILFVNSGAIQRGNEPIQASMNANMEWIKRTMAANGLQPAGPMRIITNDLGRVTYNFDVAQPVRKGGPAPAADAKPKADEEGEADAATTPTPAVAPVDAGAQPELTLTMQGPVKYIRTQPGRYAHASYTGFMPELENVRNALRAWALTQGYEVTDRAFEIYKSGVTDSFGADGQFEVYWRIK
- the minE gene encoding cell division topological specificity factor MinE; its protein translation is MGLFDFLKAKKNTASIAKDRLRIIIAQERTSHGGPDYLPLLRRELLEVIRKYVNVDVEAVKVDLVKEGEHDVLDISVALPDGRASAA